The following nucleotide sequence is from Deinococcus radiopugnans ATCC 19172.
GCCCACGCGGTTGTCCAGCGCGCGGCTCACGATCTTGTCGCCCACCATCACCGGCCCCTGCTCAATCACGCCGTAGGTGCCCACCGGAATGCGCGCCTGCACGTCTTCCTTGCCCAGGCCCACATCGATCCACAGCTCTTCGAGCTTGCTGGCCTTGGTGCGTTCCTCGGCTTCCATCACGTGGATGGCCTTCTTGCCGATCACGCCGATCACGTCGCCGTCTGGGGCCAGCAGGCGGATGCGCTGGCCCACCAGCACCTGCGGGTCCCAGCCGCCCACGCCCAGGAAGCTGATCAGGCCCTCGTCGCCGATGTACGACACGATCAGGCCGATCTCGTCCAGGTGGCCCATCAGGGCAATCGCGGGAGCGTCCTCCGGCCCCAGTTCGGCGTACACGTTGCCGTAATGGTCCTCGCTGACGCGGGCAAAGGTGCTGGCCTCGGCCTTCCACACATCGGCGGCGCGGCGCTCCAGGCCGCTGGGGGCAGCCTCGGACAGCAGCTTGAACAGGAAGTCTTTGTTGATGCTGGCGTTCTGGTCTGAATTGGCAGTCACGCGGGGCAGTCTAGAGCAGGCCTGCCAGCGCTGCACCTGCAAGGTGGCTTACCCCGGTCCCGTGGGCTGACACTGGACCGGGCCGCCTCCGGGGCACAGCCCTCCGCTATGCTCTTCAGCCATGAGCCAGCCTCCCGGTCCACAGCGCCCCACCCCCACCAATGTCGGTCCTGCGCCGGACATCGACGTCAGTGTGCAGGTCACGCATCTGGCCGCCCAGAGTACTCCGGAACGGCGGGTCTTCACGTACGTGATCCGCATCGAGAACCGCAGTGACCAGACCTGGAAACTGCTCGCGCGGCACTGGAGCATCGTGGACGCGCACGGCCACGAGATTCAGGTGGACGGCGACGGCGTGGTGGGCGAGCAGCCGGTGATCGCGCCGGGCGGCACTTTCGTCTACGACTCCTTCGTGACCGTGGAGGCCACGCCGGGGCGCATGGGCGGCCATTACACCATGCAGGACGCCTGGGGCACGCAGGTGCGGGTGCCGGTTCCCACCTTCATGCTGGACGTGCCGGGGCAGCGGACGCTGAACTAGGCGCTACCCGGACGTGTCGCCCCGCCGATTCTCCAGCAGCATGGCGTCTCCCAGCGAATAGAAGCGGTAGTCGCCCGCCAGCGCGGCGTCGTAGGCGGCCCGAATGCGGTCCTCTCCGGCAAAGGCGGCCACCAGCAGCAGCAGCGTGCTGCCCGGCAGGTGAAGGTTGGTCAAGAGCAGGTCCGGAACACGCACCTGGGTGCCGGGGGTGATGAAGATGCGCGTGTCGCCCTCGCCTGCCTGCACCGCTGTCCCGTCCCAGGCGCTTTCCAGCGTGCGGACGGTGGTGGTCCCGACGGCGACGACGCGGCGGCCCTGTGCCCTGGCACGGTTGATGGCCTTCGCGGTGGCTTCACTGACCACGTACCGCTCGGCGTGCATGGTGTGGTCCGCCACCGAGCCCGTGATGGGCCGGAACGTTCCCGCGCCCACGTGCAGGGTCACGGCGCAGCGTTCCACGCCCATGGCGTCCAGCGTTGAGAGCAGATTCGGCGTGAAGTGCAGCCCGGCAGTGGGGGCCGCCACGCTGCCGGGATCGCGGGCGTAGACCGTCTGATAACGCTCGCGCCACACCTCGTCGTCGTCTCCCGCATCAATGTACGGCGGCAGCGGCAGCCGCCCGATCTCGTCCAGATGCGGCTTGAGGTCATGCTCGAAACGCAAGAGGCGTGCGCCGTCTTCCAGAATGCCCACCACTTCGGCCCGGTGCTCGCCCAGCCAGAGTTCCTTCCCGGCCCGTCTGGCCGGTTTCAGGTAGGCGCTCCACACGTTGTTTTCTTCCTCGCGCAGCAGCATGACTTCCACCGCGCCGCCGCCGTGGCCTTCGGGGGTCACGGGCTTGCGGGCCATCACGCGGGCGGGAATCACCCGGCTCTGGTTGAAAACCAGCAGGTCGCCGGGGCGCAGCAGCGTGGGGAGGTCGCTGAAGACGTGGGGCGAAATCTCGTGCGGCCCCACCACCATCAGCCTGGAAGAATCGCGCGGCTCGGCCCCGGTCTGGGCGATGCGTTCCGGCGGCAGCGTGAAGTTCAGGCGGGCCAGCACGGCGTCCGCGTCATGGAGGTTCGGGTCAGGCATGGGCGGGGTTACTGAACGGTCTCTTCCGGCTTCGGCTCGTCGGCCTTGGCGTTGTTCCGCTGGCGGGCGGGCATCAGCGCCCCCTCGATGTCGGGCAGGTGCAGAAAGCGGTCGGCGGCGTCGATCAGCTTCTGGGCGGTGTGCTCACGGAAGGCGATCACCTCCACCCGCTTGCCGCGCTCCTGCAACACTTCCACGATGTCGGTAAAGTCGCCGTCGCCGCTGCCCAGCACCACCACGTCGAGGTGGTCCATCAGCCGCACCATGTCGGCCACGATGCCCATGTCCCAGTTGCCCTCGTAGATGGGCTTGCCGCCGTCCGTGACGTGGTGCAGGTGCAGGTTCATGCGCCGCACCTTGAAGCCCAGCGTGGACAGCTTGTAGATGAAGGGGCGGGCGGTGGCCTCGTTCTCGCGCTCTACCGTGTACGAGATGGCGTGCAGCAGTTCGCGTCCGTCGACCGCCACGTTCAGCAGCGTCTCGAAGTTGACCGTGCGCTCCAGCAGATCGCGCGCCGAGTGGTACAGGTTCTGGGTGTCGATAAACACGCCCACGCGGGGGCGGTGAACAACGTAGTGCATAGGGAGTTCTCCTGTTGTGGGTGGAGCAAAAAGGGATGGGGCGAGCAGTGAATTAAGGGAAAAGCCCAAAAAAAACAGAGAGGGAAATGCCAGACCGAGTTTAACACCAGGCTGACTCCAGTCGATCACCTCGAACCGCAGAGTCAGACAGAAGAAGCGTACTGGCGTGCCCGAATGCCTGAATCGTACAGGCTTCCTCCGTCTTGATGGACAATGGAGGCAACTGTGCTTTCCCTACACCTCTCTCAGTAACGCGCGTGCGGATCGGGAGATCGTCACGTCCTGGAGAAAGGTGGTCACTTGCCGGGCAAACGGCTCTGGGGGGAAATTCCGTCGGCAGGCCTCTTCTCCAGCCTGGGCAAGTCGAGCCGCGTAGACAGGATCCTCAATCAGCCGAGTTACTTTTTCTGCCAGATCCTGCACATTACGCGGCTCAAACAGCAGGCCCGTCTCACCGTCGCGGATGAGTTCCGGCAGGGCAAAGGCCCGCGCCGCCACGACGGGACGCTGGGCAAGCATGGCCTCAATGACGGCGAGGCCAAACGCTTCCTCAGTGGCAACGTGAACATAGATGTCGACCAGCCCCAGCACTGCCCGCGCGTCCTTGCGGGGCCCGAGGAACAGGATGCGGTCGCTGGAATCCAGCTGGCTGGCCAACCGGACCATGGCGTCGTGATCCGGCCCATTGCCGAGCAGCAGCAGATACAACTTGGGGAACTTTTTCGCCAGCACATCGAAGGTGTGCAGCAGGGTCGCGTGATCCTTGTAATACACGAAGTGCGCCATATACCCGAGTACGGTGGCGTCTTCCGGCAAACCAAATTCTCTTCGCTTCTGACCGCCGTAGGGTTGCCAGTCCGGATTGTTTTCCGGAGGCTCCACCGAATTATAGATAATGGTGTCTTCGCCACGATACCCTTCGGGGCGATTGTTGACCATCACGGCCTCTGAAACGTAGATCAGTGGGTCGTGCCGGGCCAGGGTTGAGAAAATAAAATTCTTAATTGGGTTAGTCTTCAGCTGGTTAATGGTGTGAATCCAGTACACCACCGGCGTACCGCTGAAAAGTGTGGCGACTTTCCCGACCAGATAGGATCGAAAAGAATTCGCAACCACGACATCGAGTGATTCCGAACGCATCAGCTTTCTCAGCCGGAGGGCCGATTGCAGGATGCTGGCATTGCCCAGATGTTCCACTCTCGCGTCGACGGACTCAAAAAGTTCAACCGTCGATTTTTGTGGGACATCAAGGCTGGCAACAAAAACGCTCAGCACATCCTTGGGCCTGTAACGAGCGACTTTGGAAAGGACCTGGGTAATACCGCTGCTGTAAATAAGCGGAACATCCACGAAT
It contains:
- a CDS encoding M42 family metallopeptidase translates to MTANSDQNASINKDFLFKLLSEAAPSGLERRAADVWKAEASTFARVSEDHYGNVYAELGPEDAPAIALMGHLDEIGLIVSYIGDEGLISFLGVGGWDPQVLVGQRIRLLAPDGDVIGVIGKKAIHVMEAEERTKASKLEELWIDVGLGKEDVQARIPVGTYGVIEQGPVMVGDKIVSRALDNRVGAFIVLEALRTLQGQGADLKHRVVAVGTSQEEIGVFGASVSGHRLDPIAGVAVDVTHETKQPGVSEKKYGVAPFGSGANLAVGPMTSPVVLRQMTEAAKKADIPYTLSASGRYTGTDADALTLVRGGVPSAVVSIPNRYMHSPSEMVDVRDVKACIDIIAAWIGALESQPDFTRV
- the apaG gene encoding Co2+/Mg2+ efflux protein ApaG produces the protein MSQPPGPQRPTPTNVGPAPDIDVSVQVTHLAAQSTPERRVFTYVIRIENRSDQTWKLLARHWSIVDAHGHEIQVDGDGVVGEQPVIAPGGTFVYDSFVTVEATPGRMGGHYTMQDAWGTQVRVPVPTFMLDVPGQRTLN
- the queA gene encoding tRNA preQ1(34) S-adenosylmethionine ribosyltransferase-isomerase QueA; this translates as MPDPNLHDADAVLARLNFTLPPERIAQTGAEPRDSSRLMVVGPHEISPHVFSDLPTLLRPGDLLVFNQSRVIPARVMARKPVTPEGHGGGAVEVMLLREEENNVWSAYLKPARRAGKELWLGEHRAEVVGILEDGARLLRFEHDLKPHLDEIGRLPLPPYIDAGDDDEVWRERYQTVYARDPGSVAAPTAGLHFTPNLLSTLDAMGVERCAVTLHVGAGTFRPITGSVADHTMHAERYVVSEATAKAINRARAQGRRVVAVGTTTVRTLESAWDGTAVQAGEGDTRIFITPGTQVRVPDLLLTNLHLPGSTLLLLVAAFAGEDRIRAAYDAALAGDYRFYSLGDAMLLENRRGDTSG
- a CDS encoding NYN domain-containing protein — translated: MHYVVHRPRVGVFIDTQNLYHSARDLLERTVNFETLLNVAVDGRELLHAISYTVERENEATARPFIYKLSTLGFKVRRMNLHLHHVTDGGKPIYEGNWDMGIVADMVRLMDHLDVVVLGSGDGDFTDIVEVLQERGKRVEVIAFREHTAQKLIDAADRFLHLPDIEGALMPARQRNNAKADEPKPEETVQ
- a CDS encoding glycosyltransferase translates to MPDLPLSDRRPLRAIFVDVPLIYSSGITQVLSKVARYRPKDVLSVFVASLDVPQKSTVELFESVDARVEHLGNASILQSALRLRKLMRSESLDVVVANSFRSYLVGKVATLFSGTPVVYWIHTINQLKTNPIKNFIFSTLARHDPLIYVSEAVMVNNRPEGYRGEDTIIYNSVEPPENNPDWQPYGGQKRREFGLPEDATVLGYMAHFVYYKDHATLLHTFDVLAKKFPKLYLLLLGNGPDHDAMVRLASQLDSSDRILFLGPRKDARAVLGLVDIYVHVATEEAFGLAVIEAMLAQRPVVAARAFALPELIRDGETGLLFEPRNVQDLAEKVTRLIEDPVYAARLAQAGEEACRRNFPPEPFARQVTTFLQDVTISRSARALLREV